In Mustela lutreola isolate mMusLut2 chromosome 1, mMusLut2.pri, whole genome shotgun sequence, one genomic interval encodes:
- the LOC131839837 gene encoding heterogeneous nuclear ribonucleoprotein D-like, with translation MNEFSNIEEFAEGSKINASKNQQDDGKMFIGGLSWDTSKKDVTQYLSRFGEVVDCTIKTDPVTGRSRGFGFVLFKDAASVDKVLELKEHKLDGKLIDPKRAKALKGKEPPKKVFVGGLSPDTSEEQIKEYFGAFGEIENIELPMDTKTNERRGFCFITYTDEEPVKKLLESRYHQIGSRKCEIKVAQPKEVYRQQQQQQKGGRGAAAGGRGGTRGRGRGHGQNWNQGFNNYYDQGYGNYNSAYGGDQNYSGYGGYDYTGYNYGNYGYGQGYADYSGQQSTYGKASRGGGNHQNNYQPY, from the coding sequence ATGAACGAGTTCAGCAACATAGAGGAGTTCGCAGAGGGATCCAAGATCAACGCGAGCAAGAACCAGCAGGATGACGGTAAAATGTTTATTGGAGGCTTAAGCTGGGATACGAGCAAGAAAGATGTGACCCAGTATCTGTCCCGGTTTGGGGAAGTGGTGGACTGCACGATTAAGACGGACCCGGTGACCGGAAGATCGAGAGGATTCGGATTCGTGCTTTTCAAAGACGCGGCTAGTGTCGACAAGGTGTTGGAACTGAAGGAACACAAACTGGATGGCAAATTGATAGACCCCAAAAGGGCCAAAGCTTTAAAAGGGAAAGAACCGCCCAAAAAGGTGTTTGTGGGTGGATTGAGCCCAGATACTTCGGAAGaacaaattaaagaatattttggaGCCTTTGGAGAGATTGAAAATATTGAACTTCccatggatacaaaaacaaatgaaagaagaggattTTGTTTTATCACATATACAGATGAAGAGCCAGTAAAGAAATTATTAGAAAGCAGATATCATCAAATCGGTTCTAGGAAGTGTGAAATCAAAGTTGCACAACCCAAAGAGGTATACaggcagcaacagcagcaacaaaaaggaggaagaggtgcTGCAGCTGGTGGACGAGGTGGCACTAGGGGTCGTGGACGAGGTCATGGCCAAAACTGGAACCAAGGATTTAATAACTATTATGATCAAGGATATGGAAATTACAATAGTGCCTATGGTGGTGATCAAAACTATAGTGGCTATGGCGGCTATGATTATACTGGGTATAACTATGGGAACTATGGATATGGACAGGGATATGCAGACTACAGTGGCCAACAGAGCACTTACGGAAAGGCATCTCGAGGGGGTGGCAATCACCAAAACAATTACCAGCCATACTAA